The Podospora pseudocomata strain CBS 415.72m chromosome 3, whole genome shotgun sequence genome window below encodes:
- a CDS encoding hypothetical protein (COG:O; EggNog:ENOG503NXU6) encodes MSFPVDNTAGNNNANTMASDPRLIYYDIAFAVPREKNTAAPNPWKARYALNFKGVPYKTEWVQMLDITKVRKGLGASACRKFADGADYYTLPVLKDSTTGAIVGDSFDIALYLQETFPDSGSGDLFPEQPDLNYVCPGAEEVLIPLSKREDVQHKDYSKFNTNVDWAFTLHTALMASGMKWDKEFEQGIKDEFVRRLGAKSWEDMGVYGEKRVHMLESLKQTLTGLAELYKRNENGPFLLGDRASHADFIVGGWLRFMERTLPADEWKQAEGWHDGVFGKLHAALQERFRDVK; translated from the coding sequence ATGAGCTTTCCCGTCGATAACACAGCAGGAAACAACAACGCAAACACCATGGCATCAGACCCTCGCCTGATCTACTACGACATCGCCTTTGCCGTCCCCCGCGAAAAAAACACCGCGGCCCCCAACCCCTGGAAGGCCCGCTACGCCCTCAACTTCAAAGGCGTCCCCTACAAGACAGAATGGGTGCAGAtgctcgacatcaccaaagTCCGCAAGGGGCTCGGAGCGTCGGCCTGCCGGAAATTCGCCGACGGGGCTGATTACTACACTCTGCCGGTGCTAAAAGACAGCACAACCGGCGCGATTGTCGGCGACTCATTCGACATTGCGCTCTACCTTCAGGAGACGTTCCCCGACTCTGGGTCCGGGGATTTGTTTCCCGAGCAGCCCGACCTGAATTATGTCTGTCCTGGCGCGGAGGAGGTCTTGATTCCGCTGAGCAAGAGGGAGGATGTTCAGCACAAGGACTATTCCAAGTTTAACACGAATGTTGATTGGGCGTTCACCCTGCACACGGCGTTGATGGCGTCGGGGATGAAGTGGGATAAGGAGTTTGAACAAGGCATCAAAGACGAATTTGTGAGACGGCTAGGGGCGAAATCGTGGGAGGATATGGGGGTTTatggggagaagagagtGCATATGTTGGAGTCGCTGAAACAGACATTAACGGGCCTGGCGGAATTGTATAAACGGAATGAAAACGGGCCCTTTCTGCTAGGGGACAGGGCTTCGCATGCCGATTTTATTGTGGGGGGGTGGCTGAGGTTTATGGAGAGGACGTTGCCTGCGGACGAGTGGAAGCAGGCCGAGGGGTGGCatgatggtgtttttggcAAGTTGCATGCGGCATTGCAGGAGAGGTTTAGGGATGTCAAATAG
- a CDS encoding hypothetical protein (EggNog:ENOG503P106): MLKHLWFAGAEPPWTDFHIANETRLLPRNEDDSPIKWADWKALARELLQVHERDPDVVHPRFLRAELRLSRINTIHRFTRLPPFHPYVRDWHSYSSLFHDNLAWMATAAVFLALVLTAMQVGLATERLQQDTTFQQASYGFTVFAILGPICAFGLVALGTLFNLVNDLLLLIGRRRNRAVHETSGEVSHSSTIGPEVILFRSSCLNKPLVILRAGLNTSAEAYT; the protein is encoded by the exons ATGCTCAAGCATCTCTGGTTTGCTGGCGCAGAGCCGCCTTGG ACCGACTTCCACATCGCCAACGAAACGCGCCTCCTGCCTCGAAATGAAGACGACTCGCCAATCAAATGGGCAGACTGGAAGGCCTTGGCCAGGGAACTCCTCCAAGTGCACGAACGCGACCCAGATGTGGTCCACCCACGCTTTCTGCGCGCCGAGCTTCGCCTCTcccgcatcaacaccatccatcgcttcacccgcctccctcccttccacccctaCGTCCGCGACTGGCACAGCTATAGCAGCCTCTTTCACGATAATCTTGCGTGGATGGCCACTGCCGCTGTCTTCCTGGCCCTGGTGCTGACCGCGATGCAGGTCGGCCTCGCCACGGAGCGACTCCAACAAGACACCACCTTCCAGCAGGCGTCGTACGGCTTCACCGTATTCGCTATTCTAGGGCCTATATGCGCGTTCGGCCTAGTGGCGCTGGGTACGCTGTTCAACCTCGTCAATGACCTACTGCTGCTCATCGGAAGACGGCGCAACCGCGCAGTGCATGAAACCTCGGGTGAAGTTAGTCACTCCTCTACAATTGGCCCCGAAGTAATCCTCTTCCGTTCTTCCTGCCTAAATAAGCCTCTTGTTATACTTCGGGCGGGGCTGAACACAAGTGCCGAAGCGTATACCTGA
- a CDS encoding hypothetical protein (COG:S; EggNog:ENOG503NX9U) — MSPAFQNIPRMTTTEACRGLRRIVPVDDAPDDATIDIIAIHGLGTESPRTWEFKKRNGDGVVNWLSDGDMLPAALPKACIYTYDWNANYFANAPVQTLLGHADTLLGLIAEGRGSQTRPIIFVASCFGGLILAEAIIRAAQEGSAYKHILLSTVGIVFLATPFQGSDAAKQARWQVLVKGIMGEQASDQLIKDLEQSHDFVHQRVQKFAEIANAKAVQLPLSCFFETRKTEMLRRILSPGWAKRLSRSVTRKILVTESSACLHGFPRQGLDATHSGMNKFQGPECPNFKLVKDAVRKLAGDASVVLKLRKNSTVKGHWIVRFGRNKEFVGRESILEELFKRVLPSGDEDDCQRTAIEGLGGVGKTQIALETAYRIRDVQPECSVFWVPAVDATAFENAYRAIGQQLKVPGIDEEKADVKALIKSVLGRESMGNWLLIIDNADDEKLLFGDTALTDYLPFSRKGSILFTTRNHKLGLRLVESENHIIAVEEMSRDEALKLLGKNLKGSQMSDTRSNNALLEFLTNLPLAIRQASAYMAKEQISTARYLKLCKSSDENMVKLLSSHFDDRHRYKNIQNAVATTWLISFQQISDHDALAADYLRFLCFLAGKDIPHSLLPPAGTLETVEAIGTLKAYAFISQQNESDSYDIHRLVQISMLSWLDGKGERQEWTAKVLERLDDIFPWPKHENREEWIRYLPHTQHALQLRKRTDDEEATTGLLSKVGEGFHSLGKYKEAEQMHRQALQLSQKVLGKEHPDTLSSMNNLALVLDSQGKYEEAEQIHRQALQLREKVLGKEHPDTLTSMNNLASVLRSQGKYEEAEQIHRQALQLSEKVLGKEHPDTLTSMNNLASVLRSQGKYEEAEQIHRQALHLSEKVLGKEHPDTLTSMNNLAVVLHSQGKYEEAEQIHRQALQLREKVLGKEHPDTLTSMNNLASVLHSQGKYEEVEQIHRQALQLREKVLGKEHPDTLTSMNNLASVLRSQGKYEEAEQIHRQALQLREKVLGKEHPDTLTSMNNLASVLRSQGKYEEAEQIHRQALQLRQKVLGKEHPDTLGSMNNLAVVLHSQGKYEEAEQMHRQALQLREKVSEIR; from the exons ATGAGCCCCGCTTTTCAGAATATTCCCAGGATGACCACGACAGAG GCTTGCAGGGGACTCCGCCGGATCGTCCCAGTCG ACGACGCTCCCGACGACGCGACGATCGA TATTATCGCAATCCACGGATTGGGCACCGAGTCGCCGCGGACATGGGAGtttaagaaaagaaatggggatggggttgtgaacTGGCTGTCGGACGGCGacatgctgccggcagcCCTACCAAAGGCCTGCATATATACGTACGACTGGAATGCAAACTACTTCGCAAATGCACCCGTGCAGACGCTGCTCGGCCATGCCGATACGCTACTCGGTCTTATCGCCGAAGGCCGTGGTTCGCAAACGCGACCGATTATCTTCGTCGcctcttgttttggagggcttaTTCTGGCCGAG GCAATCATCCGAGCCGCCCAGGAAGGCAGCGCCTATAAACATATCCTGCTTTCCACTGTCGGCATCGTGTTTCTCGCCACTCCATTCCAGGGTAGTGATGCTGCGAAGCAGGCTCggtggcaggtgctggttAAAGGCATTATGGGAGAGCAGGCCTCTGACCAACTCATAAAAGACCTCGAGCAGAGCCACGACTTCGTCCACCAGCGCGTTCAGAAGTTCGCCGAGATCGCTAATGCTAAGGCAGTGCAACTGCCCCTGAGTTGCTTTTTCGAGACCAGGAAGACGGAGATGTTAAGACGCATTCTATCGCCGGGGTGGGCGAAGCGCCTGTCAAGGAGTGTTACCCGCAAGATT CTTGTGACGGAGTCTTCGGCCTGCCTGCATGGTTTCCCTCGCCAAGGCTTGGATGCGACCCATTCAGGGATGAACAAATTCCAAGGTCCAGAATGTCCCAACTTCAAATTAGTTAAAGATGCGGTCAGGAAACTCGCTGGAGACGCATCGGTTGTTTTAAAACTGCGGAAGAACT CTACCGTGAAGGGACACTGGATCGTCCGGTTCGGACGTAATAAGGAATTCGTCGGGCGTGAATCAATTCTCGAAGAACTTTTTAAGAGGGTTCTTCCTAGtggagacgaagatgacTGCCAACGGACCGCCATCGAAGGtctggggggggttggaaagacGCAGATCGCGCTGGAGACCGCTTATCGCATTCGCGACGTGCAGCCGGAATGCTCGGTCTTTTGGGTTCCCGCTGTGGATGCCACCGCTTTCGAGAATGCATACCGCGCTATCGGCCAGCAGCTTAAGGTACCGGGAatcgacgaagaaaaagcagatgTTAAGGCACTTATTAAGTCCGTATTGGGCCGCGAGAGTATGGGTAACTGGCTTTTGATTATCGacaacgccgacgatgaaAAGCTACTCTTTGGGGATACCGCCCTTACCGACTATCTTCCATTCAGCCGGAAAGGATCTATTCTTTTCACAACCCGAAACCACAAACTTGGATTAAGGCTGGTCGAGTCTGAAAATCATATTATCgcagttgaagaaatgaGCAGAGACGAGGCCCTTAAGCTATTAGGGAAAAACCTAAAAGGTTCTCAGATGAGCGACACAAGAAGCAACAATGCGTTGCTAGAGTTTCTTActaacctccctctggcAATACGGCAAGCGTCTGCTTATatggccaaggagcagatcTCGACTGCGCGGTACCTCAAGCTATGCAAGTCCAGTGATGAGAATATGGTTAAGTTGTTAAGTAGtcactttgacgaccgaCACCGATATAAGAACATTCAAAATGCTGTCGCTACAACTTGGCTGATTTCGTTCCAGCAAATCTCAGATCACGACGCGCTGGCGGCTGACTACCTCAGATTTCTGTGCTTTCTAGCCGGGAAGGATATTCCGCACTCcctgttgccgccggcggggaCGCTAGAGACTGTTGAAGCAATCGGGACCCTGAAGGCGTATGCATTTATCTCCCAACAGAATGAGTCGGATAGCTACGATATCCATCGGCTAGTTCAGATATCGATGCTGAGCTGGTtagatggaaagggagagcgaCAGGAATGGACGGCCAAAGTGTTAGAACGGCTTGACGATATATTTCCTTGGCCTAAACACGAAAACCGAGAAGAGTGGATAAGGTATCTTCCTCATACGCAACATGCTCTTCAACTACGGAAGAGaacagatgacgaggaagcgaCAACAGGTCTTCTTTCCAAAGTGGGTGAGGGCTTTCACAGTTTAGGGAAGTataaggaggccgagcagatgcatcggcaggcgctgcagctatctcagaaggtgttgggcaaggagcatcctgacacgctcagtagcatgaacaaccttgcgcttgtgctcgATAGCCAAG ggaagtatgaggaggccgagcagatacatcggcaggcactgcagctaagggagaaggtgttgggcaaggagcatcctgacacgctcaccagcatgaacaaccttgcgagtgtgcttcgtagccaggggaagtatgaggaggctgagcagatacatcggcaggcgctgcagctatctgagaaggtgttgggcaaggagcatcctgacacgctcaccagcatgaacaaccttgcgagtgtgcttcgtagccaggggaagtatgaggaggccgagcagatacatcggcaggcgctgcacctatctgagaaggtgttgggcaaggagcatcccgacacgctcaccagcatgaacaatCTTGCGGTTGTGCTtcatagccaggggaagtatgaggaggctgagcagatacatcggcaggcgctgcagctaagggagaaggtgttgggcaaggagcatcctgacacgctcaccagcatgaacaaccttgcgagtgtgcttcatagccaggggaagtatgaggaggtcgagcagatacatcggcaggcgctgcagctaagggagaaggtgttgggcaaggagcatcctgacacgctcaccagcatgaacaaccttgcgagtgtgcttcgtagccaggggaaatatgaggaggccgagcagatacatcggcaggcacTGCAGCTAAgagagaaggtgttgggcaaggagcatcctgacacgctcaccagcatgaacaaccttgcgagtgtgcttcgtagccaggggaagtatgaggaggccgagcagatacatcggcaggcacTGCAGCTAAGgcagaaggtgttgggcaaggagcatcctgacacgcttggtagcatgaacaaccttgcggttgtgcttcatagccaggggaagtatgaggaggccgagcagatgcatcggcaggcgctgcagctaagggagaaggtgtcggAGATCAGATGA
- the CTR3_2 gene encoding Copper Transporter integral membrane protein that functions in high affinity copper transport (EggNog:ENOG503P3B6; COG:P) — MDHSNHNMTPTSTITSVIATTTSTAAAAAAGGGHGHGGGTGCKISMLWNWNTIDSCFISSSWKITSNQMFGGSCVGVLLLAITMEALRRLTKEYDRYLVKKHREALAGQHNVDVTQGYRPKIWEQAVRAALHMVQFAVGYFIMLLAMYYNGYIIICIFLGAYLGSFMFHWEPLVWDKQLPRRTPHSVAIDQAWRGVDWFIFDTLDMDTK, encoded by the exons ATGGACCACTCCAACCACAACATGacacccacctcaaccatcaccagTGTGATCGCCACGACAACCTcgaccgctgctgctgcggcagccggcggcggccatggccacggcggcggcaccggtTGCAAAATTAGCATGCTCTGGAACTGGAACACGATCGACTCCTGCTTCATCTCCTCGTCGTGGAAAATCACCTCAAACCAAATGTTTGGTGGGTCATGCGTCGGCGTTTTGTTGCTCGCCATCACGATGGAAgccttgaggaggttgacgaaGGAGTATGACCGGTACCTGGTCAAGAAACATCGGGAGGCATTGGCTGGGCAGCACAATGTCGACGTTACGCAGGGGTACAGGCCGAAGATCTGGGAGCAAGCGGTCAGGGCAGCCTTGCACATGGTACAGTTTGCGGTGGGATACTTTATCATGCT GTTGGCGATGTACTACAATGGGTACATCATTATATGCATTTTTCTTGGGGCATATCTCGGGTCCTTCATGTTTCACTGGGAGCCACTCG TGTGGGACAAACAACTGCCACGAAGGACCCCACACTCTGTTGCCATTGACCAAGCATGGCGAGGTGTTGACTGGTTTATTTTTGATACATTGGACATGGATACGAAGTAG
- a CDS encoding hypothetical protein (COG:Z; EggNog:ENOG503NYQ3), with protein sequence MPTSDLRLHPRGYKTHKWPDLDATYLIVKPKFSLRFRHADELRIESAMSDSYRFGDYNNGSQVGTNRGTIYNTFPQTPETPPRPFATIPFSRDPDFVNRGDILEQIDRRCSEPAARVALVGLGGIGKSQLAIEFAHRITEKQPDIWVFWVHAGVYERVEDGFRTIANTVKLAGRNEPKANIPQLVYSWLSNERNGRWIMILDSADDRDVFDKANIAHGTTSGNERERRPFATYLPQSQNGSIIVTTRNRELAFRLTGRRQNMIEIGPMAQTDALALLEKKLGSPADLDVAADLVQALDLVPLAISQAAAYIQARAPRSSPEKYLAEFRKSEHRKSSLLQYDAGDLRRDGGASNAVLTTWQISFDYIRSKRPSAADLLSLMSFFDRQGIPGWVLKPRRVTKEDIPGRRIDEDGDTDFDSGRSATDGAVDDDMDGDTDSDLTDDSADTTDDGFEDDVAMLRDYCLIATTEMDEFEMHGLVQFSTRKWLEQWGQQETFKQKFIERMAASFPTGNYKNWATCRNLFAHVQVAVAYQPSDDRNDLWATLLYNGGWFAWSQGRYEVAQRMVGKARRARENRLGKEDTASLDSMSLFALILLDRGQWEEAEKLEVQVMETSKTKLGADHPDTLTSMANLASTYWYQGRWEEAEKLEVQVMETSKTKLGADHPSTLMSMANLASTYRNQGRWEEAEKLEVQVMETSKTKLGADHPDTLTSMANLASTYWYQGRWEEAEKLEVQVMETSKTKLGADHPSTLMSMANLASTYRNQGRWEEAEKLEVQVMETSKIKLGADHPDTLTSMANLASTFWNQGRWEEAEKLEVQVMETSKTKLGADHPNTLTSMANLASTFWNQGRWEEAEKLEVQVMETSKTKLGADHPYTLSSMANLAFTWKSQGRHSTALALMKDCAQARQRRLGAEHSDTLSSLATVTKWGN encoded by the exons ATGCCCACTTCCGATCTTCGCCTCCATCCACGAGGttacaaaacacacaaatggCCCGATCTTGACGCTACTTACCTCATCGTAAAACCCAAGTTTTCTCTACGCTTCCGCCACGCTGACGAGCTCCGGATAGAAAGTGCAATGTCAGACAGTTATCGTTTCGGCGACTATAACAATGGTTCCCAGGTGGGGACTAACAGGGGGACGATCTACAATACTTTCCCGCAGACGCCAG AAACCCCACCGCGGCCATTCGCgaccatccccttctcccgcgaTCCCGATTTTGTCAACCGCGGAGACATTCTCGAGCAAATCGACCGGCGATGTTCCGAGCCCGCCGCTCGTGTGGCCCTCGTAGGCTTGGGCGGTATCGGCAAGTCGCAGCTGGCCATCGAGTTCGCTCACCGGATCACTGAAAAGCAGCCGGACATATGGGTATTCTGGGTCCACGCTGGAGTGTATGAgcgcgtcgaggatggcttcagGACGATTGCCAATACCGTCAAGCTGGCCGGCCGGAACgagcccaaggccaacatcccaCAGCTTGTGTACAGCTGGCTGTCCAACGAACGGAACGGCAGATGGATCATGATCCTTGACAGCGCTGACGACCGCGATGTGTTCGACAAGGCGAATATTGCCCACGGCACGACCAGCGGCAATGAGCGCGAGAGGCGGCCGTTTGCGACATACCTACCGCAGAGCCAAAATGGATCGATTATTGTCACAACACGTAACAGGGAGTTAGCATTCAGACTGACCGGGCGCCGTCAAAATATGATCGAAATCGGACCGATGGCGCAGACAGATGCCCTCGCactcctggagaagaagctaggATCGCCCGCGGATCTAGATGTGGCGGCCGATCTCGTACAGGCGCTCGACCTCGTTCCGTTGGCCATTAGCCAGGCTGCCGCCTACATACAGGCAAGGGCGCCGCGGAGCTCGCCCGAGAAGTACCTAGCTGAGTTCCGGAAGAGTGAGCATAGAAAGAGCAGTCTTTTACAGTACGATGCTGGGGACCTACGACGGGATGGAGGCGCATCGAACGCGGTTCTTACCACATGGCAAATATCTTTTGACTACATCCGGTCTAAGCGGCCGTCTGCGGCGGATCTCTTGTCACTTatgagctttttcgaccGGCAAGGTATCCCTGGTTGGGTTTTAAAACCTCGTAGAGTTACTAAGGAGGATATTCCAGGACGGCGTATAGACGAGGACGGAGATACAGACTTTGATAGCGGCAGAAGTGCTACAGATGGTGCCGTAGATGATGACATGGATGGTGACACAGATAGTGACCTCACGGATGATAGTGCAGATACCACTGATGATGGattcgaagatgatgtggcgaTGCTGAGAGACTACTGCCTCATAGCGACGACtgagatggacgagtttgagATGCACGGGCTTGTGCAGTTCTCAACGAGGAAGTGGCTGGAACAATgggggcagcaggagacATTCAAACAGAAGTTTATCGAGCGAATGGCAGCGTCATTCCCAACTGGAAACTACAAGAACTGGGCGACTTGTCGAAATCTCTTCGCACACGTTCAAGTGGCCGTCGCTTACCAACCCAGCGACGATAGGAACGACCTATGGGCGACACTTTTGTataatgggggttggtttgcatGGTCGCAAGGGAGATACGAGGTGGCACAGCGGATGGTGGGCAAAGCGAGACGAGCCCGCGAGAATAGActgggaaaagaggataCGGCGAGTCTAGATAGTATGTCACTGTTTGCTCTGATCCTTTTGGACCgaggccagtgggaggaggccgagaagctggaggtgcag gtgatggagacgagcaagaccaagcttggggccgatcacccagatacgctgacgagcatggccaacctagcgtcgacatattggtaccagggccggtgggaggaggccgagaagctggaggtgcaggtgatggagacgagcaagaccaagcttggggccgatcacccttctacgctaatgagcatggccaacttagcgtcgacatacaggaaccagggccggtgggaggaggccgagaagctggaggtgcaggtgatggagacgagcaagaccaagcttggggccgatcacccagatacgctgacgagcatggccaacctagcgtcgacatattggtaccagggccggtgggaggaggccgagaagctggaggtgcaggtgatggagacgagcaagaccaagcttggggccgatcacccttctacgctaatgagcatggccaacttagcgtcgacatacaggaaccagggccggtgggaggaggccgagaagctggaggtgcaggtgatggagacgagtaagatcaagcttggggccgatcacccagatacgttgacgagcatggccaacctagcgtcgacattttggaaccagggccggtgggaggaggccgagaagctggaggtgcaggtgatggagacgagcaagaccaagcttggggccgatcacccaaatacgctgacgagcatggccaacctagcgtcgacattttggaaccagggccggtgggaggaggccgagaagctggaggtgcaggtgatggagacgagcaagaccaagcttggggccgatcacccatatacgctgtcgagcatggccaacctcgcTTTTACTTGGAAAAGCCAAGGTCGACACTCGACCGCCTTAGCACTAATGAAGGACTGTGCCCAGGCTCGGCAGCGACGACTTGGTGCAGAGCATTCAGACACcctgtcgtctttggccaCCGTCACCAAGTGGGGTAACTAG
- a CDS encoding hypothetical protein (COG:G; EggNog:ENOG503NUVP): MQFPNNVLAFGSLFVAAGYAQDTDISTSAVDTTLVTSVSIELSTTGTTLSSATDIYSGTVTDALGDSTGLIKPRPTTEGGGPLDTVYACGDTTVIDQFSYGSPLVKDCWDVYNGLDGKTDPWILDHMWEQRAFASSGTCVIGAQIVSQTDYPSYVGSEDFRIAIKKSIEQFAKKDDKSQELVGTKGYMQCGTFFLCYSLACQSMVS, translated from the exons ATGCAATTCCCCAACAACGTCCTGGCTTTCGGTAGCCTCTTTGTCGCCGCTGGCTATGCTCAGGACACAGATATCTCCACCTCGGCGGTCGACACCACCCTCGTAACCTCCGTCAGCATCGAGCTCTCCACCACAGGCACCACACTGTCCAGTGCCACGGATATCTACAGCGGCACTGTCACCGACGCCTTGGGTGATTCCACCGGCCTCATCAAACCTCGCCCCACCACCGAGGGCGGCGGTCCTCTCGACACAGTCTACGCCTGCGGAGACACTACCGTCATTGACCAGTTCAGCTACGGCTCTCCCCTAGTGAAGGACTGCTGGGACGTCTACAACGGTCTGGACGGGAAAACCGACCCTTG GATCCTGGATCACATGTGGGAGCAGCGTGCTTTTGCGTCGTCGGGTACCTGTGTCATCGGCGCCCAGATCGTTAGCCAGACCGACTATCCTTCGTATGTTGGCAGTGAGGACTTTCGCATCGCTATCAAGAAGTCGATTGAGCAGTTTGCCAAGAAGGATGACAAGAGCCAGGAGCTTGTCGGCACCAAGGGTTATATGCAATGCGGCACGTTTTTTCTCTGCTATTCCCTTGCCTGTCAGAGTATGGTATCTTGA
- a CDS encoding hypothetical protein (EggNog:ENOG503P2VJ; COG:S), which translates to MDPLSITAGVVGIVAPTLHCVRLLVEDLQNIADAPNTVKALTNNLQSVELALDSLGAVTDSQWESLGDAITTQSKATITSCKTSCERFKTSLDRWTRHSTDGTLSWRDRATLGIFRQDHIKSISKQLQQCNITLTSVTSIATLHSSLQQAQAAEEIKTIISTKETAVNNAITATNDQSAEVSAQLVALTLAEPGEGETDADQASARRSRLRWKRKHCMNRACCLRNCSS; encoded by the exons ATGGATCCTCTCAGTATCACAGCCGGCGTCGTGGGTATTGTCGCACCAACGCTGCACTGCGTGCGACTCTTGGTAGAGGACCTGCAGAACATTGCCGACGCACCTAATACCGTGAAGGCGCTCACCAACAATCTCCAATCAGTGGAACTTGCTCTTGACTCGTTGGGGGCTGTGACGGACTCGCAGTGGGAATCCCTGGGCGATGCTATTACTACCCAGTCGAAAGCTACGATAACTTCCTGCAAAACTTCCTGCGAAAGGTTCAAGACCTCTCTCGATCGCTGGACCCGGCACAGCACAGATGGAACGCTCTCCTGGCGAGACCGCGCAACTCTGGGCATCTTCAGACAGGACCACATCAAATCCATATCGAAGCAGCTTCAGCAATGCAACATCACGCTGACCTCTGTAACGAGCATTGCAACCTT ACACAGCTCCCTGCAGCAGGCTCAAGCGGCCGAAGAGATCAAGACGATAATATCGAcgaaggagacggcggtTAACAATGCAATCACAGCGACAAACGATCAGTCGGCCGAAGTTAGTGCTCAGCTGGTAGCGCTTACCCTAGCAGAgccgggcgagggtgaaACGGACGCCGATCAGGCGAGCGCGCGACGAAGCAGGTTgcgatggaaaagaaagcacTGCATGAATCGCGCATGCTGTTTGAGGAACTGCTCTTCGTGA